In a genomic window of Flavobacterium sp. KACC 22761:
- the galB gene encoding beta-galactosidase GalB: protein MMFSLRNYFALIFCLTIGFSGFSQQKAIKRMGSVDTESFDDNWVFSRFGLQADGLIKEEPKNLEAISTNESNWEKLNLPHDWAIKGPFRIELRGETGKLPWKGIGWYRKHFTVPASDSGKQIFVDFDGAMANAKIYLNGNYVGTWPYGYNSFRMNLTPFLKFGEENVLAVRLDTENWDSRWYPGAGIYRHVWLVKTNPVYVGHWGTYITTPNITKEEAAIKVLVKVDNATNKTVKAVVTTDLYELDIDNKPTIKAGSLIVSTLEIKPNSTEESEAHSILNNPKLWDLKTPNRYVAQTKVSVDGKVVDTYNTPFGIRTIEFTPRNGFLLNGKRVEIFGTCNHHDLGALGAAINTSALKRQLLMLKEMGCNSLRTSHNPPAPELLELADKMGFLVWDEAFDAWKIGKKKLDYNVIFDQWHEKDLMALVHRDRNNPSVFIWSIGNEVPDQQNVKLTKELADIMRREDPTRPVSNGYNDPDGGRSSGAAIALDIMGVNYFFDQQPKWDIDPRYAKKPTIGSETASTVSSRDEYFFDDKYNKTTWQISSYDDAFPGWGCSPDMQFRTNAKYPHLLGEYVWTGFDYLGEPTPYNSDETNLLNFRTDPSKQKELEAKLAELQKNNPPSRSSYFGIIDLAGFPKDRYYSYKSHWRPDVPTAHILPHWNWSERTGQVVPVHVYTSGDEGELFLNGKSLGRKKMTKGVDFRLTWDDVIYKPGELKVICYKNGKIWATDIVKTTGTPTKLDISADRKAVYADDVDLVFVTVDVTDKNGLVVPRSNPLVKFSIEGAGEIVATDNGDATSFVPFQSKERPAYNGKVLVIVKAKKDQKGQFTVKAESEGLQATATTIWIK from the coding sequence ATGATGTTTTCATTACGTAATTATTTCGCGTTAATTTTCTGTTTAACGATTGGTTTTTCTGGTTTTTCGCAACAAAAAGCAATTAAAAGAATGGGTTCTGTTGATACTGAATCTTTTGATGACAATTGGGTTTTTTCGCGTTTCGGACTTCAAGCTGACGGATTGATTAAAGAAGAGCCCAAGAATTTAGAAGCCATTTCAACTAATGAATCCAATTGGGAAAAATTGAATCTGCCACATGATTGGGCGATCAAAGGACCTTTTAGAATTGAGCTTAGAGGTGAAACAGGAAAATTGCCATGGAAAGGAATTGGCTGGTATAGAAAACATTTTACTGTTCCGGCTTCAGATTCTGGAAAACAGATTTTTGTTGATTTTGATGGCGCTATGGCAAATGCCAAAATTTATTTGAATGGAAATTATGTAGGGACATGGCCGTACGGATATAATTCTTTCCGAATGAATTTGACTCCATTTTTAAAATTTGGAGAAGAAAATGTTTTGGCGGTTCGTCTGGACACTGAAAACTGGGATTCTCGTTGGTATCCGGGAGCTGGGATTTATCGTCATGTTTGGTTGGTAAAAACAAATCCGGTTTATGTTGGTCATTGGGGAACTTATATCACCACACCAAATATCACAAAAGAAGAAGCGGCAATCAAAGTATTGGTTAAAGTGGACAATGCAACAAATAAAACCGTTAAAGCAGTTGTTACTACCGATTTGTATGAGTTGGATATTGATAATAAACCTACAATAAAAGCGGGTTCGTTAATTGTTTCTACTTTGGAAATCAAGCCAAATTCAACGGAAGAATCAGAAGCACATTCGATTTTGAACAATCCTAAATTATGGGATTTGAAAACACCAAATCGTTATGTTGCCCAAACTAAAGTAAGCGTTGACGGAAAAGTAGTTGATACTTACAATACGCCTTTTGGTATTCGAACAATTGAATTTACACCGCGAAACGGATTTCTTTTAAACGGGAAAAGAGTTGAGATTTTCGGTACCTGCAATCATCATGATTTAGGTGCTTTGGGTGCCGCAATTAATACTTCGGCATTGAAAAGACAATTGTTGATGCTGAAAGAAATGGGATGCAATTCGTTGCGTACGTCTCACAATCCTCCAGCTCCAGAATTATTGGAATTGGCAGATAAAATGGGATTTTTAGTTTGGGATGAAGCTTTTGACGCCTGGAAAATCGGAAAAAAGAAATTGGATTATAATGTGATTTTTGATCAATGGCATGAAAAGGATTTGATGGCTTTGGTTCACAGAGACAGAAATAATCCTTCGGTATTTATTTGGTCAATTGGAAATGAAGTTCCGGATCAGCAAAATGTTAAGTTGACAAAAGAACTTGCCGATATTATGCGCAGAGAAGACCCAACGCGTCCAGTTTCAAATGGATATAACGATCCAGATGGCGGAAGAAGTTCGGGTGCGGCTATAGCATTGGATATAATGGGAGTGAATTACTTTTTTGATCAACAACCAAAATGGGATATCGATCCGAGATATGCTAAAAAACCAACGATTGGAAGTGAAACCGCTTCAACGGTAAGTTCTCGTGATGAATATTTCTTTGATGATAAATACAATAAAACCACTTGGCAGATTTCATCTTATGATGATGCTTTTCCGGGTTGGGGTTGTTCGCCAGATATGCAGTTCCGTACCAATGCAAAATATCCTCATTTATTGGGAGAATATGTTTGGACCGGTTTTGATTATTTGGGAGAGCCAACACCATATAATTCAGATGAAACGAATTTGCTGAATTTTAGAACAGATCCATCTAAACAGAAAGAATTAGAGGCAAAATTGGCAGAATTGCAAAAAAACAATCCGCCATCAAGAAGCAGTTATTTTGGCATTATTGATTTAGCCGGTTTTCCAAAAGATAGATATTACAGCTACAAATCACATTGGAGGCCTGACGTGCCAACTGCTCATATTTTACCACATTGGAATTGGAGCGAACGTACAGGTCAAGTAGTTCCTGTTCATGTTTATACTTCGGGAGATGAAGGTGAATTGTTCCTAAATGGAAAAAGTCTTGGAAGAAAGAAAATGACTAAAGGTGTGGATTTCCGTTTAACATGGGACGATGTTATTTATAAACCAGGCGAACTAAAAGTTATTTGCTATAAAAATGGAAAAATTTGGGCAACAGATATTGTAAAAACAACAGGAACTCCCACAAAGCTAGATATATCAGCTGATCGAAAAGCGGTATATGCAGATGATGTTGATTTGGTTTTTGTAACGGTTGATGTTACTGATAAAAATGGTTTAGTTGTTCCTCGTTCAAACCCGTTAGTCAAATTTTCAATAGAAGGAGCAGGCGAAATTGTGGCAACTGATAACGGAGACGCAACAAGTTTTGTGCCTTTTCAAAGTAAAGAAAGACCAGCTTACAACGGAAAAGTTTTAGTAATTGTCAAAGCCAAAAAAGATCAAAAAGGACAATTTACCGTAAAAGCAGAAAGTGAAGGTTTGCAAGCAACTGCAACAACAATCTGGATTAAATAA
- a CDS encoding AraC family transcriptional regulator — protein sequence MKIVKTTIASYTNTSLSVFSREESFFQSPFHSHPEFELVYILESHGKRIIGNSVESFQPGDMVFLGDDIPHVWLNDEIFYKGINSLKAKAIVIYFSRDLFGNSFYELPEAQEVKKFFAQAIKGVAITGETNALIAKKMSKLLKKKGFEVVMGLLEILFLLSKSKDLRYINDNSYVPVNEDNKSDRLAEVFKYVKSNYKEEISLDEISKIANLTPTSFCRMFKAKTKKPFVEYLNEIRVSNACKYLIETDLGISEIAYECGYKTASNFNKLFKKLIGTTPKEYRKNALV from the coding sequence ATGAAAATCGTTAAAACTACTATCGCTTCTTATACAAATACATCGTTATCTGTATTCTCTCGTGAAGAGTCGTTTTTCCAATCGCCTTTTCATTCACATCCAGAATTTGAATTGGTTTATATATTAGAAAGCCACGGCAAAAGAATTATTGGAAATTCGGTAGAATCTTTTCAGCCTGGCGATATGGTTTTCCTTGGAGATGATATACCGCATGTTTGGCTCAACGATGAAATTTTTTATAAAGGAATTAATAGCCTTAAAGCAAAAGCGATTGTAATTTATTTTAGCCGAGATCTTTTTGGGAACTCTTTTTATGAATTGCCAGAAGCGCAGGAAGTCAAAAAGTTTTTCGCCCAAGCAATAAAAGGAGTTGCTATTACAGGAGAAACCAACGCTTTGATCGCAAAAAAAATGAGTAAACTACTCAAAAAGAAAGGTTTTGAAGTCGTAATGGGACTTCTTGAAATTTTATTTCTTTTGTCAAAAAGCAAAGATTTGAGATATATTAATGATAATTCATATGTGCCAGTTAACGAGGATAATAAAAGTGATCGTCTTGCTGAAGTCTTTAAATATGTAAAATCAAATTACAAAGAAGAAATCTCACTTGATGAAATTTCAAAAATCGCTAATTTGACACCAACTTCTTTCTGCAGAATGTTCAAAGCTAAAACTAAAAAGCCTTTTGTAGAATATTTAAATGAAATTAGAGTTTCAAATGCCTGCAAATATTTGATTGAAACCGATTTGGGTATTTCTGAAATCGCTTATGAATGCGGCTACAAAACGGCATCAAACTTCAATAAACTTTTCAAGAAATTAATAGGTACTACTCCCAAAGAGTATCGCAAAAATGCTTTGGTATAA
- a CDS encoding amidohydrolase family protein encodes MKIDSHQHFWKYEPVKDAWITDEMKVIKRDFLPADLEPILFENQFGGCVAVQADQSEEETLFLLDLAKENPFIKGVVGWIDLCSDTIAERLEYCVKFEKLKGFRHIIQAEADLDFMLQPKFQNGISQLAKHNFTYDIVIFPKHLENAAKLVSNFPEQKFVMDHLAKPDFKNKEFTDWENGIRAIAKFPNVMCKISGLVTEADWNNWTKTDFTHCLDVVTEVFGIDRLMFGSDWPVSLLAASYAESCEIVEDYFSKFSKIDQDKFWSKNAINFYHL; translated from the coding sequence ATGAAAATCGATAGTCACCAACATTTCTGGAAATATGAGCCAGTAAAGGACGCTTGGATTACTGATGAAATGAAGGTAATCAAGCGCGATTTTTTGCCTGCTGATTTGGAACCCATATTATTTGAAAATCAGTTTGGAGGTTGTGTAGCCGTTCAGGCTGATCAAAGTGAGGAAGAAACACTTTTTTTGCTGGATTTAGCAAAAGAAAATCCTTTCATAAAGGGAGTTGTAGGCTGGATAGATTTGTGTTCCGATACTATTGCGGAGCGTTTGGAATATTGTGTTAAATTCGAAAAGTTGAAAGGCTTCAGGCATATTATCCAGGCTGAGGCAGATCTTGATTTTATGTTGCAACCAAAATTCCAAAATGGAATTTCGCAATTAGCAAAACATAATTTCACCTATGATATTGTGATTTTTCCGAAACATTTGGAAAATGCCGCAAAACTTGTGTCAAATTTTCCGGAGCAAAAATTTGTTATGGATCATTTGGCAAAACCAGATTTTAAAAACAAAGAATTCACCGATTGGGAAAACGGAATTCGAGCAATTGCAAAATTTCCAAACGTAATGTGCAAGATATCAGGCTTGGTAACAGAAGCCGATTGGAACAACTGGACCAAAACAGACTTTACACATTGTTTAGATGTGGTTACTGAGGTTTTTGGAATTGACCGTTTAATGTTTGGCAGCGATTGGCCAGTGAGTTTGCTGGCCGCTTCATATGCTGAATCGTGTGAAATTGTAGAAGACTATTTTTCGAAATTTTCAAAAATAGATCAAGATAAATTTTGGAGCAAAAACGCCATCAATTTTTATCATTTATAA
- a CDS encoding SDR family oxidoreductase: MNLNLTDKIIIVTGGAKGIGLGICKVLAGEGAIPVIVGRSNADNEKAIREIESEGGRALAVSAELTNPEACKDAVDQVVALCGRIDGLVNNAGVNDGVGLESGDYEKFMASIHKNLVHYYLMAQYALPELKKTKGAIVNIGSKTADTGQGNTSAYAASNGGRNALTREWSVELLKYGIRVNAVIVAECYTPLYEAWINTLENPEQKLKEITAKIPFENRMTTAEEIANMTVFLLSNRSSHTTGQLIHVDGGYTHLDRSL, encoded by the coding sequence ATGAATCTTAACCTTACTGATAAAATAATTATTGTAACCGGCGGAGCAAAAGGAATTGGACTTGGAATCTGCAAAGTCTTAGCAGGAGAAGGTGCAATTCCGGTAATTGTGGGAAGAAGTAATGCTGATAATGAAAAGGCAATCAGAGAAATCGAATCTGAAGGAGGAAGAGCATTAGCGGTTTCTGCGGAGCTTACAAACCCTGAAGCTTGTAAAGATGCAGTCGATCAAGTTGTTGCATTATGCGGAAGAATCGACGGATTGGTTAATAATGCCGGAGTAAATGACGGCGTTGGTTTGGAAAGCGGCGATTATGAAAAATTCATGGCTTCAATTCATAAAAATCTCGTGCATTATTATTTGATGGCGCAATATGCATTGCCTGAGTTGAAAAAAACAAAAGGGGCGATTGTAAATATTGGTTCAAAAACGGCTGATACCGGACAAGGAAATACATCGGCCTATGCTGCTTCAAACGGAGGACGCAACGCATTGACTCGCGAGTGGTCTGTTGAATTGCTAAAATACGGAATACGTGTAAATGCCGTAATTGTAGCCGAATGCTATACGCCATTATATGAGGCATGGATTAATACGCTTGAGAATCCGGAGCAAAAATTAAAAGAAATTACAGCGAAAATTCCGTTTGAAAACCGAATGACAACTGCCGAAGAAATCGCTAATATGACAGTATTCTTATTGTCTAATAGATCAAGCCACACTACAGGACAGCTGATTCACGTAGATGGGGGTTATACACATTTGGATCGTTCGCTTTAA
- a CDS encoding L-rhamnose mutarotase: MVTQKYCLALDLHEDPVLMAEYKKYHEKIWPEITESITNSGIENLEIYCVGNRMFMIIEANETFTFERKGEMDANNPVVQKWEELMWKYQKALPWAKEGEKWVMMEKIFDLHENR; this comes from the coding sequence ATGGTAACTCAAAAATATTGTCTGGCATTAGATTTACATGAAGATCCGGTTTTGATGGCGGAGTACAAGAAATATCATGAAAAAATCTGGCCAGAAATAACAGAAAGCATTACCAATTCGGGAATTGAGAATCTTGAGATTTATTGTGTTGGAAACCGAATGTTTATGATTATCGAAGCCAATGAGACTTTTACTTTTGAAAGAAAAGGTGAAATGGATGCCAATAATCCTGTTGTTCAAAAATGGGAAGAATTGATGTGGAAATACCAAAAAGCTTTGCCATGGGCAAAAGAAGGCGAAAAATGGGTGATGATGGAAAAAATATTTGATCTACATGAAAATCGATAG